One genomic window of Motacilla alba alba isolate MOTALB_02 chromosome 1, Motacilla_alba_V1.0_pri, whole genome shotgun sequence includes the following:
- the LOC119708688 gene encoding cell surface glycoprotein CD200 receptor 1-B-like: protein MAQKGALLALLLFLPVNLVEAHNRVSVEAGHEAVLNCPNNSKMPSLLVTWRRNCRNCCHLSYRRDHNETSRLNCSERITWKYSPVSNPALRIYPVDLGDEGIYTCEFANTEGNFHFLFSLTVIVPPTVTLTHDKSRVAVCQASAGKPAADISWIPASKHSSEEEFRHPNGTVTRVSYFGWANSSFPSVTCLVTHTATNQTLVMDLRYTSHRLLYILTGAAAGVVAVTLCLIFMCRACWLRKRAQGPAEHFTTRAWKFPSSRARRTAAKPPAFPESTYVNYNPRSVYVCL, encoded by the exons ATGGCTCAGAAAGGAGCACTTCTGGCTCTGCTCCTTTTCTTGCCAGTCAATCTGGTTGAAG CTCACAACAGGGTGAGTGTAGAGGCTGGCCATGAAGCTGTGCTGAATTGCCCCAACAACTCCAAGATGCCTTCGCTGCTGGTGACGTGGAGGAGGAATTGCAGAAATTGCTGCCACTTGTCCTATAGAAGGGATCACAATGAGACAAGCAGGCTGAACTGCAGTGAGAGGATCACGTGGAAATATTCACCTGTCAGCAACCCTGCGCTTCGTATTTACCCTGTGGACCTCGGGGATGAGGGAATTTATACCTGTGAATTTGCTAACACTGAAgggaattttcattttctcttttctctgacTGTGATAG TCCCTCCTACGGTGACTCTGACCCATGACAAgagcagggtggctgtgtgccAGGCATCTGCAGGAAAGCCAGCTGCTGACAtctcctggatccctgcaagcaaacacagctctgaggaAGAATTCCGTCACCCCAATGGAACAGTGACCAGAGTGAGCTACTTTGGCTGGGCTAACAGCTCATTTCCCTCTGTCACCTGCCTGGTCACCCACACAGCCACGAACCAGACTCTGGTCATGGACCTGAGAT ACACCTCCCATAGGCTTCTCTACATCctgacaggagcagctgcaggtgttGTTGCTGTCACTTTATGCTTGATTTTCATGTGCAGAG CTTGCTGGCTACGTAAACGGGCACAGGGCCCAGCAGAACACTTCACA ACTAGAGCCTGGAAGTTCCCATCTTCACGTGCAAGAAGAACAGCAGCCAAGCCTCCTGCCTTTCCAGAGAGCACCTATGTGAATTACAACCCAAGATCTGTTTATGTATGCTTATAA
- the HTR1F gene encoding 5-hydroxytryptamine receptor 1F, with translation MDLINSTEQNSTSEEPFKWATSKILISITLSVLALMTTAINSLVMTAIIVTRKLHHPANYLICSLAVTDFLVAVLVMPFSIVYIVKETWIMGQVVCDIWLSVDITCCTCSILHLSAIALDRYRAITDAVEYARKRTPKHAGIMIAVVWIISIFISMPPLFWRHQTTSREDECIIKHDHIVFTIYSTFGAFYIPLALILILYYKIYKAAKTFHRRSVSRIVREEGVNGQVLLDAGERSTKSASMPSTTEKTSDPLVSSDKINITLRSPRSESKHEKSWKKQRISSTRERKAATTLGLILGAFVICWLPFFVKEVVVNTCETCHISEDMSNFLAWLGYINSLINPLIYTIFNEDFKKAFQKLVRCGQYL, from the coding sequence ATGGATTTAATAAACTCAACTGAACAAAACAGTACATCAGAAGAACCTTTCAAATGGGCGACATCCAAGATTCTCATTTCCATTACCCTGTCTGTGCTCGCTCTAATGACAACGGCCATCAATTCTCTCGTGATGACTGCAATAATTGTGACAAGAAAGCTCCACCACCCCGCCAACTATCTAATCTGCTCTCTTGCAGTGACTGACTTCCTTGTGGCAGTCCTGGTGATGCCCTTCAGCATCGTCTACATCGTAAAGGAGACCTGGATCATGGGGCAGGTGGTGTGTGACATTTGGCTGAGCGTGGACATCACGTGCTGCACTTGTTCCATCTTGCACCTCTCCGCCATTGCTTTGGACCGGTACAGAGCGATCACGGATGCCGTGGAATATGCCCGGAAAAGGACACCTAAGCACGCTGGCATCATGATAGCAGTTGTATGGATCATATCCATTTTTATCTCCATGCCACCTTTGTTTTGGAGGCACCAGACAACCAGCAGGGAGGACGAATGCATCATCAAACACGACCACATTGTTTTCACCATTTACTCCACGTTTGGCGCCTTCTACATCCCGCTGGCCTTGATCCTGATCCTTTACTACAAGATCTACAAAGCAGCAAAGACATTTCACAGGAGAAGCGTCAGCCGGATCGTGAGGGAGGAGGGGGTGAATGGACAAGTCCTTTTGGACGCAGGTGAAAGAAGCACCAAATCAGCTTCAATGCCCAGCACAACAGAGAAAACCTCAGATCCCCTGGTGAGCTCGGATAAAATCAACATCACCCTACGAAGTCCCAGGTCTGAATCCAAGCATGAGAAGTCCTGGAAAAAACAGAGAATTTCCAGCACGAGAGAGAGAAAGGCAGCAACGACGCTGGGTTTGATCTTGGGGGCATTTGTGATCTGCTGGCTCCCCTTTTTTGTAAAAGAAGTGGTTGTTAATACCTGTGAAACATGTCACATCTCAGAGGACATGTCTAATTTCCTAGCATGGCTGGGATATATAAACTCCCTTATTAACCCTTTAATCTACACAATCTTTAATGAAGATTTCAAGAAAGCCTTCCAGAAGCTTGTACGGTGCGGGCAATACCTTTAA